The window TGACCTTGAGCAGGACCACGTCCTCGTCGCAGTCGAGACGGATCTCATGCACCTTCTGCACATGGCCGGACTCCTCGCCCTTGTGCCACAGGCGTTTGCGCGAACGCGACCAGAACACCGCCTCGCCCAGCTCCACGGTGCGCTGCAGCGCCTCGCGGTTCATGAAGGCAAACATCAGCACGTCATTCGAGCCGACTTCCTGCACGATCACCGGCACCAGGCCGTTGTCGTCCCATTTAACCTTGTTGAGCCACTTCTTTGCCATCTTGCTTCGCCGTGATCAGATCCGCACCGGAATGCCCTCGCGGGCCATGAACGCCTTCGCCTCGCCTACGGTGTGCTGGCCGTAGTGGAAGATGCTGGCCGCCAGCACCGCATCGGCATGGCCCAGGCGGATGCCGTCGGCCAGGTCCTGCAGGCTGCCCACGCCCCCCGATGCGATCACCGGCACCGGCACGGCATCGCTGACGGCACGCGTCAGTTCGAGGTCGAAGCCGCTCTTGGTACCATCGCGGTCCATGCTGGTCAACAACAGTTCGCCCGCGCCACGCTCGGCCATTTCGCGTGCCCACTGCACCGCGTCCAGGCCGGTGGCCTTGCGCCCGCCGTGGGTGAAGACCTCCCAACGCGGCGGCTCACCCGGCGCCGAGCTACGCTTGGCGTCGATGGCGACCACGATGCACTGCGAGCCGTACCTGGCCGTGGCGTCCGACACCAGTTGCGGATTGGCGATGGCGGACGAATTGACACTGATCTTGTCCGCGCCAGCATTGAGCAGCCGGCGTACGTCCTCGACGGCGCGCACACCGCCGCCCACAGTCAGCGGGATGAAGACCTGGGAGGCCACGGCCTCGATGATGTGCAGGATCAGGTCGCGGCCGTCGCTGGTCGCGGTAATGTCGAGAAATGTGATTTCATCGGCACCCTGCTCGTCGTAGCGGCGCGCGATTTCGACCGGGTCGCCTGCGTCGCGCAATTCGACGAAGTTGACCCCCTTGACCACCCGCCCGTTGGTCACGTCCAGGCAGGGGATGATACGTTTGGCTAGCATGAGATTCCTTGTCCGGCCCTGCCCCGGCTCGCAGCCGGGGCGGCCGGCACGGCGCGCCGTGCGCGCGTTGCCTATTGCTCCGCGCCCAGCTTGTCGGCGCGGGCCTGCGCGTCGGAGAAGTTCAGGTCACCCGAGTAGATCGCGCGGCCGCAGATCACGCCTTCCACGCCATCGCCCTCGACCGCGCACAGGTGATCGATGTCGGCCAGGTTGGAGAGGCCGCCGCTGGCGATCACCGGGATCGACATCGACTGGGCCAGCTTGACGGTCGCCTCGATGTTGATGCCCTGCAGCATGCCATCGCGACCGATGTCGGTATAGATGATGGCTTCGACGCCATAATCCTCGTACTTGCGGGCCAGGTCCACCACTTCGTGGCCGGTCAGCTTGCTCCAGCCGTCAGTGGCGACCTTGCCGTCCTTGGCATCGAGGCCGACGATGATGTGGCCGCCGAAGGCCGAGCAGGCATCCTTCAGGAAGCCGGGATTCTTCACTGCCGCGGTGCCGATGATGACGTAGGACAACCCGTCGTCGAGCCAGCGCTCGATCGTGTTCAGGTCGCGAATGCCGCCGCCCAGCTGGACGGGGATTTCGCCCCCCACCTCGGCGATGATCGCCTTGATCGCGGCTTCGTTGCGCGGCTTGCCCACGAAGGCGCCATTCAAGTCGACCAGGTGCAGGCGACGAGCGCCCTGCTCCACCCAGTGACGTGCCATGGCGGCGGGATCCTCGGAAAAGACGGTGGCCTGGTCCATGTCGCCTTGTTTGAGGCGTACACACTGACCGTCCTTCAGGTCGATG of the Cupriavidus malaysiensis genome contains:
- the hisI gene encoding phosphoribosyl-AMP cyclohydrolase, giving the protein MAKKWLNKVKWDDNGLVPVIVQEVGSNDVLMFAFMNREALQRTVELGEAVFWSRSRKRLWHKGEESGHVQKVHEIRLDCDEDVVLLKVTQIDGIACHTGRHACFFQKFEGDAENGDWQTVEPVLKDPTQIYAAKP
- the hisF gene encoding imidazole glycerol phosphate synthase subunit HisF, whose product is MLAKRIIPCLDVTNGRVVKGVNFVELRDAGDPVEIARRYDEQGADEITFLDITATSDGRDLILHIIEAVASQVFIPLTVGGGVRAVEDVRRLLNAGADKISVNSSAIANPQLVSDATARYGSQCIVVAIDAKRSSAPGEPPRWEVFTHGGRKATGLDAVQWAREMAERGAGELLLTSMDRDGTKSGFDLELTRAVSDAVPVPVIASGGVGSLQDLADGIRLGHADAVLAASIFHYGQHTVGEAKAFMAREGIPVRI
- the hisA gene encoding 1-(5-phosphoribosyl)-5-[(5-phosphoribosylamino)methylideneamino]imidazole-4-carboxamide isomerase — protein: MLLIPAIDLKDGQCVRLKQGDMDQATVFSEDPAAMARHWVEQGARRLHLVDLNGAFVGKPRNEAAIKAIIAEVGGEIPVQLGGGIRDLNTIERWLDDGLSYVIIGTAAVKNPGFLKDACSAFGGHIIVGLDAKDGKVATDGWSKLTGHEVVDLARKYEDYGVEAIIYTDIGRDGMLQGINIEATVKLAQSMSIPVIASGGLSNLADIDHLCAVEGDGVEGVICGRAIYSGDLNFSDAQARADKLGAEQ